The following are encoded together in the Cicer arietinum cultivar CDC Frontier isolate Library 1 chromosome 2, Cicar.CDCFrontier_v2.0, whole genome shotgun sequence genome:
- the LOC101502190 gene encoding uncharacterized protein isoform X1, which translates to MATLAPGILIKLLNAINTGVKPTSEHRNSLLQVTDIVPADLDEKSLIPKQGFYIKVSDSSHSIYVTLPSDQHDFVLSNKMQLGQFIYVDRLEPGSPVPVLKGAKPLPGRHPFVGTPEPLLGLRDKAQAQAQQFKPSSVSKRGSWGTGKKKKFNDNDDGDGGDFFDSSPMVFKPVNLDFDQCTPIRGRNNGIGKERTPVRCSVGGGLFGKMSDVRGESPALLRKSCVVSSSNSKITRSRSVSDRENRIPITPFKSAQEKKGGTPPPQLRHARVANSGSVIGGGDAHKEDSSVISQQKSQSTTNSAFDDCNNLSLPMNLPAKLSSLGKEAVQQREVAQKIALQALRDASATETVVRSLKMFSNLSKLARADAPATCFERFLEFHNDIVQAVSAMMSMQAATSASELASKSDKLAEEEQPQVLHEVMQNSMDQSENSESNISKRRCPSYKAKMGKLMRSSSTNQKEVSEKKNSNLEPIVENDENKKPVSCSLSNTIKLGKQIETEAGNWFMEFIEKALEAGLKKTKEASIGDVRKVPQSLILKVMNWVEVEQYHSNKRPSHPKAAQIARKLRIKIKNP; encoded by the exons ATGGCAACACTAGCACCTGGAATTCTCATAAAGCTACTAAACGCCATAAACACTGGCGTTAAACCAACAAGCGAACACCGCAACTCACTCTTACAAGTCACCGACATCGTCCCCGCCGATCTCGACGAAAAGAGTCTCATTCCAAAACAAGGATTTTACATCAAAGTATCCGATTCGTCGCATTCTATTTACGTCACTCTTCCCTCCGATCAACACGATTTTGTACTCAGTAATAAAATGCAATTAGGTCAATTCATTTATGTTGATAGATTAGAACCTGGTTCACCTGTTCCTGTTCTTAAAGGTGCTAAACCTTTACCAGGTAGACACCCTTTTGTTGGTACACCTGAGCCTTTATTGGGCCTTAGAGATAAAGCCCAGGCCCAGGCCCAACAGTTTAAGCCCAGTTCTGTTTCTAAAAGAGGTTCTTGGGGAAcagggaagaagaagaagtttaATGATAATGATGACGGTGATGGTGGTGATTTTTTTGATTCTTCTCCTATGGTTTTCAAGCCGGTTAATTTGGATTTTGATCAGTGTACACCTATTAGAGGGAGGAATAATGGTATTGGAAAAGAAAGGACTCCTGTTAGATGTTCTGTTGGTGGAGGGCTTTTTGGTAAAATGAGTGATGTTAGAGGTGAAAGTCCTGCGTTGCTTAGGAAAAGCTGTGTTGTTAGTTCTTCTAATTCGAAGATTACAAGAAGCAGGAGTGTTTCTGATAGAGAGAATAGGATTCCTATCACCCCCTTCAAGTCAGCT CAGGAAAAGAAAGGCGGTACTCCACCGCCGCAGCTGAGACATGCAAGAGTGGCGAATTCTGGAAGTGTAATTGGGGGAGGAGATGCTCACAAAGAGGATTCAAGTGTCATCTCTCAACAGAAATCTCAGTCTACTACTAATTCAGCTTTTGATGATTGCAACAATCTTAGCCTTCCAATGAATTTACCAGCAAAGTTGAGCTCATTGGGGAAg GAAGCTGTGCAGCAAAGAGAAGTGGCTCAAAAGATTGCCCTTCAAGCATTAAGAGATGCTTCAGCCACCGAGACAGTAGTTCGATCCCTTAA GATGTTCTCAAATTTGTCCAAATTGGCTCGAGCTGATGCACCTGCTACCTGTTTCGAAAGGTTTTTGGAATTCCATAATGATATTGTACAAGCAGTTAGTGCAATGATGTCAATGCAAGCAGCTACTTCAGCTTCAGAATTGGCTTCAAAATCAGACAAACTAGCTGAAGAAGAACAACCACAGGTTTTACACGAAGTTATGCAAAACTCCATGGACCAATCAGAAAACTCAGAATCAAACATATCGAAAAGAAGGTGTCCTTCTTATAAAGCGAAAATGGGAAAACTTATGAGGTCATCAAGTACAAACCAAAAGGAAGTTTCGGAGAAGAAAAATTCTAACCTGGAACCTATTGTTGAAAACGATGAGAATAAGAAACCGGTTTCTTGCAGCTTAAGCAACACAATCAAGCTGGGAAAACAGATTGAAACAGAAGCTGGAAATTGGTTTATGGAGTTCATTGAGAAGGCATTAGAAGCGGGGTTGAAGAAAACAAAGGAAGCGTCAATTGGAGATGTTCGTAAAGTTCCTCAGTCTCTCATACTTAAAGTTATGAACTGGGTTGAGGTAGAACAATACCATAGTAACAAGAGGCCTAGTCATCCTAAAGCAGCTCAGATTGCTCGGAAGTTAAGAATAAAGATTAAGAATCCTTGA
- the LOC101502190 gene encoding uncharacterized protein isoform X2 gives MATLAPGILIKLLNAINTGVKPTSEHRNSLLQVTDIVPADLDEKSLIPKQGFYIKVSDSSHSIYVTLPSDQHDFVLSNKMQLGQFIYVDRLEPGSPVPVLKGAKPLPGRHPFVGTPEPLLGLRDKAQAQAQQFKPSSVSKRGSWGTGKKKKFNDNDDGDGGDFFDSSPMVFKPVNLDFDQCTPIRGRNNGIGKERTPVRCSVGGGLFGKMSDVRGESPALLRKSCVVSSSNSKITRSRSVSDRENRIPITPFKSAEKKGGTPPPQLRHARVANSGSVIGGGDAHKEDSSVISQQKSQSTTNSAFDDCNNLSLPMNLPAKLSSLGKEAVQQREVAQKIALQALRDASATETVVRSLKMFSNLSKLARADAPATCFERFLEFHNDIVQAVSAMMSMQAATSASELASKSDKLAEEEQPQVLHEVMQNSMDQSENSESNISKRRCPSYKAKMGKLMRSSSTNQKEVSEKKNSNLEPIVENDENKKPVSCSLSNTIKLGKQIETEAGNWFMEFIEKALEAGLKKTKEASIGDVRKVPQSLILKVMNWVEVEQYHSNKRPSHPKAAQIARKLRIKIKNP, from the exons ATGGCAACACTAGCACCTGGAATTCTCATAAAGCTACTAAACGCCATAAACACTGGCGTTAAACCAACAAGCGAACACCGCAACTCACTCTTACAAGTCACCGACATCGTCCCCGCCGATCTCGACGAAAAGAGTCTCATTCCAAAACAAGGATTTTACATCAAAGTATCCGATTCGTCGCATTCTATTTACGTCACTCTTCCCTCCGATCAACACGATTTTGTACTCAGTAATAAAATGCAATTAGGTCAATTCATTTATGTTGATAGATTAGAACCTGGTTCACCTGTTCCTGTTCTTAAAGGTGCTAAACCTTTACCAGGTAGACACCCTTTTGTTGGTACACCTGAGCCTTTATTGGGCCTTAGAGATAAAGCCCAGGCCCAGGCCCAACAGTTTAAGCCCAGTTCTGTTTCTAAAAGAGGTTCTTGGGGAAcagggaagaagaagaagtttaATGATAATGATGACGGTGATGGTGGTGATTTTTTTGATTCTTCTCCTATGGTTTTCAAGCCGGTTAATTTGGATTTTGATCAGTGTACACCTATTAGAGGGAGGAATAATGGTATTGGAAAAGAAAGGACTCCTGTTAGATGTTCTGTTGGTGGAGGGCTTTTTGGTAAAATGAGTGATGTTAGAGGTGAAAGTCCTGCGTTGCTTAGGAAAAGCTGTGTTGTTAGTTCTTCTAATTCGAAGATTACAAGAAGCAGGAGTGTTTCTGATAGAGAGAATAGGATTCCTATCACCCCCTTCAAGTCAGCT GAAAAGAAAGGCGGTACTCCACCGCCGCAGCTGAGACATGCAAGAGTGGCGAATTCTGGAAGTGTAATTGGGGGAGGAGATGCTCACAAAGAGGATTCAAGTGTCATCTCTCAACAGAAATCTCAGTCTACTACTAATTCAGCTTTTGATGATTGCAACAATCTTAGCCTTCCAATGAATTTACCAGCAAAGTTGAGCTCATTGGGGAAg GAAGCTGTGCAGCAAAGAGAAGTGGCTCAAAAGATTGCCCTTCAAGCATTAAGAGATGCTTCAGCCACCGAGACAGTAGTTCGATCCCTTAA GATGTTCTCAAATTTGTCCAAATTGGCTCGAGCTGATGCACCTGCTACCTGTTTCGAAAGGTTTTTGGAATTCCATAATGATATTGTACAAGCAGTTAGTGCAATGATGTCAATGCAAGCAGCTACTTCAGCTTCAGAATTGGCTTCAAAATCAGACAAACTAGCTGAAGAAGAACAACCACAGGTTTTACACGAAGTTATGCAAAACTCCATGGACCAATCAGAAAACTCAGAATCAAACATATCGAAAAGAAGGTGTCCTTCTTATAAAGCGAAAATGGGAAAACTTATGAGGTCATCAAGTACAAACCAAAAGGAAGTTTCGGAGAAGAAAAATTCTAACCTGGAACCTATTGTTGAAAACGATGAGAATAAGAAACCGGTTTCTTGCAGCTTAAGCAACACAATCAAGCTGGGAAAACAGATTGAAACAGAAGCTGGAAATTGGTTTATGGAGTTCATTGAGAAGGCATTAGAAGCGGGGTTGAAGAAAACAAAGGAAGCGTCAATTGGAGATGTTCGTAAAGTTCCTCAGTCTCTCATACTTAAAGTTATGAACTGGGTTGAGGTAGAACAATACCATAGTAACAAGAGGCCTAGTCATCCTAAAGCAGCTCAGATTGCTCGGAAGTTAAGAATAAAGATTAAGAATCCTTGA
- the LOC101508406 gene encoding uncharacterized protein gives MDEIFGYMDGRFEVSLADSTMMWIVHHAMNRAQEKMKTKKGVLERLNEISKFYELAVMQLEGCLSIVRAETESSFLESNHEQVLDDLREIKDRLQGRLEESESVILDKDRELTMRLKNELQLRHALQLKERELVRNDGDLCELRTSMDQQMLNIKQRLEPQYHENIVSQSERQHGFLVSNSNNGNGNGNNDTKKIEEMGSDIDILKQTMDLAFGKMQSALFSCEMGPKERQWKLNIEKDVMCILIQSFMSEFEENIKAEARKNQNRVQIFWLKRWSQLMNEVISLKNELGTINETIPEDFSDSSALSSPTKPSSPQKSNEERDHKEGELAQEEEENENGSNYVAKMVKNHESIIRQKNEELNRIKHRILQEKKASSSKKRKELNSLKERIHIVAGKLNNLIKWNEKLGQEETTIDHNNDKETTFPMKKLSSSSSSQEYEIDHLEKLIHKCFLSEMMNEWNENIETNKFNQEFDEIESILKENICILVFRKSIEEFNKMMRSYKDDNTIRKHIDHIVFGETLKDFVNISSSVSIDHRKTIITHDNFQDNLSTTMMILNQVHKVEGQENLTIILLESLLSCFEAEENLMLSAHSEIKEHSKQLDLGSERGDLHEHELFEDLLTGEEEAFSSLTSKVENVLQQLGISKALLKELGTSLGHSLRDSESFHHQMLANDNEQGQFDLSSFESSTLAEFEAMVYQKLEIMSMRLEKMKCCMDPVIKMIDCLRRKELLYQKAFIRRCQNLQNAEAEVDLLGDQVDTLLTLLEKIYGTLHQHAPALQQYFEVFNILELIKTELIGGAVQGLQAAPVVT, from the exons ATGGATGAGATTTTTGGATACATGGATGGAAGATTCGAAGTGTCATTGGCAGATTCCACAATGATGTGGATAGTCCACCATGCAATGAACAGAGCtcaagagaaaatgaagacaaAAAAAGGAGTCCTTGAACGTTTGAATGAgatatcaaaattttatgaattgGCAGTGATGCAACTCGAGGGTTGTCTTAGCATTGTCCGCGCCGAGACCGAAAGTAGCTTCCTCGAAAGCAATCATGAACAAGTCCTCGACGACTTAAGAGAAATAAAAGATCGCCTTCAAGGCCGTCTCGAGGAATCCGAATCGGTTATTCTAGACAAGGATAGAGAGTTGACAATGAGATTGAAGAATGAGTTGCAATTAAGGCATGCTTTGCAACTTAAAGAAAGAGAGTTAGTTAGGAATGATGGTGATTTATGTGAGTTGAGGACTAGTATGGATCAACAAATGTTGAATATTAAACAAAGACTTGAACCACAATATCATGAGAATATTGTGTCACAATCAGAGCGACAACACGGTTTTCTTGTTAGTAACAGTAATAATGGTAATGGTAATGGTAACAATGACACAAAAAAGATTGAAGAAATGGGTTCAGATATTGATATACTAAAGCAAACTATGGATCTTGCTTTTGGTAAGATGCAAAGTGCTCTTTTTTCATGTGAGATGGGTCCAAAAGAGAGGCAATGGAAGTTGAATATTGAAAAAGATGTGATGTGTATATTAATTCAAAGTTTCATGAGTGAGTTCGAGGAGAATATTAAGGCAGAAGCTAGAAAGAACCAGAATCGAGTTCAAATTTTTTGGTTGAAGCGTTGGTCCCAACTGATGAATGAAGTTATAAGTTTAAAGAATGAACTTGGAACTATTAATGAGACGATACCTGAAGATTTTTCGGACTCTTCGGCACTTTCTTCTCCGACAAAGCCTTCTTCTCCTCAAAAGTCGAATGAAGAGAGAGATCATAAGGAGGGAGAGTTGGcacaagaggaagaagagaatgaAAATGGAAGCAACTATGTTGCTAAGATGGTCAAGAATCACGAGTCTATTATTCGACAAAAGAACGAAGAGTTGAATCGGATTAAACATAGAATATTACAAGAGAAAAAGGCGTCATCATCCAAGAAAAGAAAGGAATTAAACAGCTTGAAAGAAAGAATCCATATTGTAGCTGGAAAATTGAACAATCTTATAAAATGGAATGAGAAACTTGGCCAAGAAGAAACAACTATTGATCATAATAATGACAAGGAAACAACATTTCCAATGAAGAagttatcatcatcatcatcatcacaagaatATGAGATTGATCACTTGGAGAAGCTAATACATAAATGCTTCTTAAGTGAAATGATGAATGAGTGGAATGAAAACATTGAGacaaataaattcaatcaaGAATTTGATGAAATAGAGAGTATTCTAAAGGAAAATATATGCATACTTGTATTTAGGAAGAGTATTGAAGAATTCAACAAAATGATGAGAAGTTACAAAGACGACAACACAATAAGAAAACATATAGATCATATTGTGTTTGGAGAAACATTGAAAGATTTTGTGAATATTTCAAGTTCTGTTTCAATTGATCATAGAAAAACCATCATCACTCATGATAATTTTCAAGATAATCTCTCTACTACTATGATGATATTAAATCAAGTGCATAAAGTTGAAGGACAAGAGAATTTGACAATTATATTGTTAGAATCTCTACTAAGTTGTTTTGAAGCAGAGGAGAATTTGATGTTAAGTGCACATTCTGAGATCAAAGAACACAGCAAACAACTAGATTTAGGTTCGGAGCGCGGCGACTTACATGAACATgaattatttgaagatttgttaACTGGTGAGGAAGAAGCATTTTCTTCATTGACAAGCAAGGTTGAAAATGTTTTGCAACAATTAGGTATAAGCAAAGCACTTTTGAAGGAGTTAGGTACAAGCTTAGGACATAGTCTGCGTGACTCAGAAAGTTTTCATCACCAAATGTTAGCTAATGACAATGAACAAGGGCAATTCGACTTGTCTTCTTTTGAATCTTCAACATTGGCTGAATTTGAGGCTATGGTATACCAAAAGTTGGAGATAATGAGTATGAG GTTGGAAAAGATGAAATGTTGTATGGATCCGGTTATTAAGATGATTGATTGTTTGAGAAGAAAAGAGTTACTTTACCAAAAGGCTTTTATTAGAAGATGTCAGAATCTCCAAAATGCGGAAGCTGAG gTTGATCTTCTTGGTGATCAAGTGGATACACTTTTGACATTACTTGAGAAGATATATGGAACCCTTCATCAACATGCACCAGCCTTACAACAATACTTTGAG